The following proteins come from a genomic window of Eleginops maclovinus isolate JMC-PN-2008 ecotype Puerto Natales chromosome 8, JC_Emac_rtc_rv5, whole genome shotgun sequence:
- the rad23b gene encoding UV excision repair protein RAD23 homolog B, with amino-acid sequence MQITLKTLQQQTFKVDIDEEETVKALKEKIEQEKGKEHFSVGGLKLIYAGKVLSDDTALKEYNINEKNFVVVMVTKAKAASAAPQASPTTSAPSAAASASASSTSSDTAAERSSTDDKPEAKPSSAAEPASTVGSSEASTNTSLIDEAVSNLVTGSSYDAMVNEMMLMGYEREQVVAALRASFNNPDRAVEYLLTGIPGRDSGLAAGPEAVVPPVSGVSSAPIGGISLPANTGSSPSAGGGNPLNFLRNQPQFHVMRQLIQQNAALLPALLQEIGRENPELLQEISSHQEQFIQMLNEPNTEAVPAGGGAGGAGGAGGIAGDAAGGSQMSYIQVTPQEKEAIERLKALGFPEGLVIQAYFACEKNENLAANFLLQQNFEDD; translated from the exons ATGCAGATAACTTTGAAAACCTTACAACAGCAGACGTTCAAAGTCGACATCGATGAAGAGGAGACG gtgAAGGCTTTGAAAGAGAAGATTGAACAGGAGAAAGGGAAGGAACATTTTTCAGTGGGTGGACTAAAGCTGATATATGCTG gtaAAGTCCTCAGCGATGACACAGCCCTCAAAGAATACAATATCAATGAGAAGAACTTTGTGGTCGTCATGGTGACAAAG GCTAAAGCAGCCTCAGCCGCTCCTCAGGCTTCACCTACCACCTCAGCTCCCAGCGCTGCAGCTTCTGCTTCAGCctcatcaaccagctctgacacCGCAGCAGAGCGCTCCTCTACAGACGACAAACCTGAGGCGAAGCCGTCTTCAGCTGCTGAACCAGCGTCCACCGTTGG AAGCTCTGAGGCCTCGACAAACACAAGCCTGATTGATGAGGCAGTTTCAAATCTAG TGACGGGCTCATCATATGATGCCATGGTGAACGAGATGATGCTCATGGGCTACGAGAGGGAGCAGGTGGTGGCAGCTCTGAGAGCGAGCTTCAACAACCCCGACAGAGCGGTGGAGTACCTGCTCACG GGTATTCCAGGCAGAGATTCAGGCCTTGCAGCAGGGCCTGAAGCGGTGGTGCCTCCAGTGAGTGGAGTTTCTTCTGCACCCATAGGTGGGATTAGCCTTCCCGCCAACACTGGCTCCTCACCAAGTGCTGGGGGAG GTAACCCCCTGAATTTCCTCAGAAATCAGCCCCAGTTCCACGTGATGCGTCAGCTGATCCAGCAGAATGCCGCTCTGCTTCCTGCGCTGCTGCAGGAGATCGGCAGGGAAAACCCAGAGTTGCTGCAG GAGATCAGCAGCCACCAAGAGCAGTTCATCCAGATGCTGAACGAACCCAATACAGAGGCGGTGCCGGCAGGTGGTGGAGCGGGAGGAGCAGGGGGAGCCGGAGGGATTGCAGGTGATGCAGCAGGCGGGAGTCAGATGAGCTACATCCAGGTCACGCCACAGGAGAAAGAGGCCATTGAGAGG CTAAAAGCTTTAGGATTTCCAGAAGGACTCGTTATACAGGCCTACTTCGCTTGTGAGAAGAACGAGAACTTGGCAGCCAACTTCCTTTTACAACAGAACTTTGAAGATGATTAG